In Pongo pygmaeus isolate AG05252 chromosome 13, NHGRI_mPonPyg2-v2.0_pri, whole genome shotgun sequence, one genomic interval encodes:
- the LOC134737940 gene encoding transcription initiation factor TFIID subunit 4-like, which yields MRSPYPGPPSAWRKRPMLPSSGGWPRCARSPRGGALSVRPTPSSFLSAVGTAPLKPVLCAGPAPGPAKTRVPREGPSRPWEPESQQGPSRASFSNTLRALLVLAVQTPDEFTPSFYGVGLQSLKEVKLASLTPGPLPTLTRPFLTVARCFGAAAESLCASLPVAGQPALLCAMRRWGARTSPSFKNTIPLTTLPVTGTSLTHSGSHVPRRGTALWRNTFQAHQLPPPIARRELLMSLLAVL from the exons ATGAGGTCCCCGTACCCAGGTCCGCCGAGCGCCTGGAGAAAGCGCCCCATGCTGCCCTCTAGCGGGGGATG GCCCCGGTGCGCGCGCAGCCCGCGAGGCGGGGCCTTGTCGGTGAGGCCTACTCCCAGCTCTTTCCTCTCGGCGGTTGGGACTGCGCCGTTGAAGCCGGTTCTCTGTGCGGGGCCGGCGCCGGGCCCAGCAAAGACCCGTGTGCCCCGAGAGGGACCGAGCAGACCCTGGGAGCCCGAGTCCCAGCAAGGCCCGAGCCGAGCCAGTTTCTCCAACACCCTGAGAGCGCTCTTGGTCCTGGCTGTTCAGACCCCAGACGAATTTACTCCTTCTTTTTATGGGGTGGGCCTTCAGAGTTTGAAGGAAGTGAAGCTAGCCTCACTCACTCCAGGGCCTCTTCCCACCCTGACTCGCCCGTTCCTGACGGTGGCCCGCTGTTTCGGGGCCGCGGCTGAGTCCCTCTGCGCCAGCCTCCCGGTGGCGGGCCAGCCAGCCCTTCTCTGTGCTATGAGAAGATGGGGCGCCCGGACGTCTCCATCTTTCAAAAACACCATTCCACTGACGACCCTGCCTGTGACGGGAACGAGTCTAACCCACTCTGGATCGCACGTGCCTCGCAGAGGGACAGCGTTGTGGAGGAACACTTTCCAGGCCCACCAGCTTCCACCACCCATTGCTAGGCG GGAACTTCTAATGTCTCTCCTGGCTGTTTTATGA